The nucleotide sequence GGCCGAAGAAAAGCGTGTTGTCCACGACGACCAGTCCGCCCGGACGCACAAGCCGCAATGCCAGCTCGTAGTACTGCGGATAATTCGCCTTGTCGGCGTCGATGAAAACGAGCCCGAATCGATCCGCATAACCGTCGGCGAGCATCTTCTCCAGCGTTTCGACAGCAGCACCGACGCGAACGTCGATCCGCTCGGAAACACCCGCGCGCCGCCAGTATTCGGCGCCGATCTCCGGCCACCGATCGGTTATGTCACAGGTGACGAGTTTCCCGTGCGGCGGAAGAGCGCGCGCCATCCACAGCGTGCTGTAGCCGGTAAATGTGCCGATCTCCAGTACGTCCGCGACGCCGGTGGTCGCGATCAGAAACGCGAGGAACTGCCCCTCCTCGGCCATGACCTGCATCGCTTCCCCGCCGGGCAGCTCAGCGGTCGTCTGGCGCAATTCACGCAGAACCTCGTCTTCCCTGAGCGAGAACTCCCGCACATACGCGAGGATTTCCGGTCCTGCCGCTATTTGATTCGCCATATCGAGAAGGGTAGATGAGCCTCCGACGAGATTCAATAACGCCTTGTCGAACCGGACCGCCACAAGTCGCGGAGCAGCGCGATCTCGGCCATGTGATGGATGAATTCGAGATTGGACCCGGCGAGTACGGACACGAACGGGTCATCGGGGTCGGAGCCGTACGGGTACTGCGAGAAGCCGACCGTGTCCAGTTGTGCCTCGGTGACGGTGGCGACGCTGTCGCGCCAGCGGTCGATCAGCGTCCAGAACCGCTCGACCGCCAGGGCTGCGGAGGGCGTGAAGTCGACCAGTTCCTTCGGCTCGTGACGCCGTTCGCCGAAGGTCCACTCCCAGCCGCCGGCGAAGTGGAAGTGCAGGTGCGCCAGCCGCCACGCGATGGTCGTGACCGGTGCCTCGTCGGACGGGAGCGGGCCGGTGTGGGCGAGGATCTCCTCGACCCGTTCCGTGCTCACGCTCCAGTCCTCGGCGATCTTGGCCACGGTCATACCGCCGGCCGCCTGCCGGGCGACCTCCGCGTACTCGTTCGCCGGGATGTCGGCGGCGCCCAGGTCGAGTACCCACTCGCCCGGTCCGAACGCCCTGGGCGTCCGCGCATCCTCCCGGCGCCGGACCGACCAGGCTCCGGCCGCCGGCTCCCACAGGAACTCCTCGTCACCGAGGCCCGCCAGCCGCACCTGGGCCATCTCCCTGGCCTTGTCGAACTGGTCGAGCAGCAAACCCAGTCGGTCCGTCCGCAGGCCCTCGGTCTCCATGTGGGGCTTCCCTTCGCCGTCGCGCGGCGTAACTCACCGCGCTCCGGCAGAAGGTAACGGCTCGCCCCACCCGAAGCGACCGAATTCAGGGGCGCCGCCGCCCGCTCAGACGGCGGTCGTCCGGTCCGGATCGTCCAGCGGGGTGTTCACCCGCAGCCACCGGTAGCCGTACGGTGCCAGGTCCGCGCTCACCTTGCCGCCCGCCGCCGCTTTGACGGTGTCGCCGGTGAACAGGTCGGTGAGCAGCCGGCCGCCCTTCAGCCCGGGGACCGTTGTGGTCGCCGTGACCGGGCCGTCGGAGAAGTTGTGCAGCGCCAGCACGGCCCCTTCCGGCAGTGAGCTGACATGGGCCAGTACGCCGGAGTCGTCGGTGTCGAGGACTTCGTAGTCGCCCCAGGCCAGTTCGGGTGCCTCGCGGTAGCGCTCGATCAGGGTCCGCATCCGGCTGAGCGGCGAATCGGGGTCCTGCGCCTGGTCGTGCGCGTTGACGCGCCTCGGCCCGAACGCGCCCTCCACCACGGGGTTGGGCAGGCGACCGGCGTCGGCGGTGGAGAAGCCGCCGCCCTTGTCGGCGGTCCACTGCATCGGGGTGCGAACGGCCTGCCGGCCCTCGGCCGCCAGGTTCTCCCCCATGCCGATCTCCTCGCCGTAGAAGAGCACGGGGGTGCCGGGCAGGGTGAAGAGCAGGCTGTACGCCAACTCCACGCGGCGGCGGTCGCCTTCGACCATCGGCGGCAGCCGGCGGCGCAGCCCGCGGTCGTAGAGCTGCATGTCCTTGTCGGGGCCGAAGGCGGCGAACACCTCGGCGCGTTCGTCGTCGTCGAGCTTGTCGAGTGTCAGCTCGTCGTGGTTGCGGACGAACGTCGCCCAGTGCGCGTCGCGGGGCGCCGCGGGCCGCTCCCGCAGGGCGGCGGCGAGCGGCGCCGCCTCACCGCGGGCCATGGAGAGATACATCCGCTGCATGCCGATGAAGTCGAAGCACATGGTCAACTCGTCGCCACGGGACGAGTCCTGGTCCCCGAAGAACCTCGCCGTCTCGGGATAGGGCAGATTCACCTCGCCCAGCAGGACCGCGTCCCCGCTGCGGCGGCCGAGGAAGGCGCGGAGGTCGGCGAGGTACTCGTGCGGGTCGGGCAGCTGGTCCGCGTCGTCCTGGCCGTCGGTCTCCAGCAGGAACGGGACGGCGTCGACGCGGAAGCCGGAGAGCCCGAGCTGCGTCCAGAAGCCCATGATCCGGGCTATCTCGTCACGCACCGCCGGGTTGGCGACGTTCAGGTCGGGCTGCTGCTTGTAGAAGCGGTGCAGGTAGTACTGCTCGGTGCCCTCGTCGTACTCCCACACGCTCTTCTCGACGTCGGGGAAGACGACGCCCTCAGGTCCGTCCTCGGGCGGTGTGTCGGCCCAGACGTACCAGTCGCGGTGCTCGGACGTACGGCTGGAGCGGGCGTCCTGGAACCACGGGTGGTGGTCGGAGGTGTGGTTGACCACCAGGTCGGCGATGACCCGGATGCCCCGGTCGCGCGCGGTGCGGACGAACTCGGTGAAGTCTCCGAGCGTGCCGAGGCGCGGGTCGACGGCGTAGAAGTCGGTGATGTCGTAGCCGTCGTCGCGCTCCCTCGTCGGGTAGAACGGCATCAGCCACACACAGGTGACGCCGAGGCGTACCAGGTGGTCGATCCGCTGGGTCAGTCCTGCGAAGTCCCCTGTGCCGTCGCCGCTGCTGTCCTGGTACGTCTCCACGTCCAGGCAGTACACGACGGCGTTCTTCCACCACAGGTCGGATGTCCTGGTCAGCCTCATCGGGCACTCTCCGCGAAGTACGGCTTGGGGCGGGTGATGTCCAGCTGCGGCAGTACGTCGGCGCCGAACGCGTCGATGAAGGGGCCCTGTTCCCGGCCGACGTGGTGCAGCATGACCGCGTCGAAGCCGAGATCGGCGTACTCCTGGAGCCAGGCCGCGTGCTGACCGAGGTCCGCCGATACGTTGACGGACTCGGCCACCCGCTCGTGCGACACGTCTTCGCTGACGCTGTCGAAGAGCGTCGCCGAGTCGAGGTCCCAACTGACCGGCGGTCCGTGCACGTTGGTACGCCACTGGTCGTGGGCGACGGCCCGGGCGGCGTCCAGGTCGGGTGCCCAGCTGAGATGGGCCTGCAGGTGCAGCTGTCCCGCGCCGCCCGCCGAGCGGTAGGCGTCCACGATCCGGCGCAGCGTCTCGTGCGGCGCGTTGACGGTGATCAGGCCGTCGGCCCACTCGGCGCACCAGCGCGCGGTGGCCTCGCTGCACGCGGCGCCGATCAGCGGCGGCATCGTGTCGGGGCGGGTCCACAGCCTGGCCCGGTCCACGGTCACGAGTCCGTCGTGGCTGACTTCCTCGCCGCGCAGCAGCGCCCGGATGATGTCGACGCACTCGCGCAGCCGCGCGTTGCGGACGTCCTTGCGGGGCCAGCCGCCGCCGGTGATGTGCTCGTTGGACGCCTCGCCGCTGCCGAGTGCGGCCCAGAAGCGGCCCGGGTACATGGCGGCGAGGCTGGCGATGGCCTGGGCGATGATCGCCGGGTGGTAGCGCTGTCCCGGCGCGTTGACGACTCCGAACGGGACCTGGTCGGTGGCCTGCAGGGCGGCGCCGAGCCAGGACCACGCGAAGCCCGACTCGCCCTGCCGGACGCTCCAGGGCGAGAAGTGGTCCGAGCACATGGCGGCGGTGAAGCCCGCGTTCTCGGCGTGGACGACGGCGGCCAACAGGTCGGCGGGAGGCACCTGTTCGTGTGAGGCGTGGAATCCGTAAACGGTCATGGAGTCCGCGTACCCGGGGAGTCCCGGATCATCGGCGCCCGGTCACCGGGTGCGCCGGTGGACCCTCGCCTCCCAGGGCGCGAGGGTGAGCCGGCCGGGCTCGTCCGTGGCGGACGGGCCGTTGTCCAGGAGGAGTTCGGCGCCCTCCCAGCCGTCGGGCAGGTCCACGGCGACGATGTCGCCGGTGAAGTTGCCAGCGACCAGCAGCGTCGTGTCGCCGTACCGGCGGGTGAAGGCGTAGATCCGCTCGTCGTCCGGCAGCAGCATGGTGAAGTCGCCGTGCACGACGGCGGGTTCGCTGTGCCGCAGCGCGATGAGCCGGCGGTAGTGGTGGTAGACCGATGCCGGGTCGGCGTACCCGGCCGCGGCGTTGATCTCGGTGTGGTCGGGGTTGACCGGGATCCAGGGGGTGCCGGTGGTGAAGCCGGCCTGCGCGGACGCGTCCCACTGCATGGGGGTGCGGGCGTTGTCCCTGCCCATCGCCCGCAGTCCCCGTAGGATGTCCTCGGGCTCCTGGCCCGCGTTCAGCGCCTGCGTGTAGTGGTTGAGGGATTCGATGTCCCTGAAGTCCTCGATGGTGCGCAACGGGGCGTTGGCCATGCCCAGTTCCTCGCCCTGGTAGACGTAAGGGGTGCCCCGGTGCAGGTGGAGCACGGTGGCGAGCATGGTCGCCGACCGGGTGCGGTGCCGGGGGCCGTCGTCGCCGAACCGCGAGACCACGCGCGGCTGGTCGTGGTTGTTCCAGTAGAGGCTGTTCCATCCGACGTCGGCGAGGCCGGTCTGCCAGCGGCCCAGGGAGGTCTTGAGGTCGGTGAGCCGGAGCGGTCGCGGGTCGAACTTGCCCTGGCCGTGGTCGAGTCCGACATGCTCGAACTGGAACACCATGTCGAGTTCGGCGCGCCGCGGATCGGTGAACAGCCGGGCCTGTTCGACGGTCACCCCCGGCATCTCCCCGACGGTCAGCAGCCGCCCGGGGTACCGGGCGGTCACCTCTCGGTGCATCTCCTGGAGGTAGTCGTGGATGCGCGGTCCGCAGACGAAGTACGGCGAGCCGTCGCCGAACGGTCCGTCGCCGTGCAGCGCGCCGTCGGGCAGGGCCGGGTCCTTGGAGATGAAGTTGACGACGTCCATCCGGAAGCCGTCCACGCCCCGATCGAGCCACCAGCGCATCATGGCGTAGACGGCCTGGCGTAGGTCGGGGTTCTCCCAGTTGAGGTCGGGCTGCTTGGGCGAGAACAGATGGAGGTAGTACGCGTCGCTCGCCGCGTCGTGCGCCCAGGCCGAACCGGAGAAGAACGAGCCCCAGTTGTTGGGTTCGCGGCCGTCGCGCGGGGGCCGCCACCAGTACCAGTCGCGCTTGGGGCTGTCCGGGTCACGCGACTCCTGGAACCAGGGGTGCTCGTCGGACGTGTGGTTGACGACCAGATCCATGATCAGCCGCATGCCGCGCTCGTGCACGGCCGCCAGCAGCCGGTCGAAGGCGGCCAGGTCGCCGAAGACGGGGTCGATGTTCCGGTAGTCGCTGATGTCGTAGCCGTTGTCGTCCTGCGGCGAGGGGTAGACCGGGGACAGCCACAGCACGTCGACACCCAGTTTGGCGAGGTGATCCAGCCGGCCGGTGAGACCGGCCAGGTCACCGATGCCGTCGCCGTCGGAGTCGGCGAAGCTGCGGGGGTAGACCTGGTAGACGACGGCGGACCGCCACCAGGCGTCGTCGCCTTGTGCAGCGTCCTCGCCTGGCTCCAGGTGGTGGCCGGTCATCGACGCCCTCTTCTCGGCTCGGGGATCACAGGACGTGGTTCACCTGCCCGGGACGGCGCGGTTGTACCGGGGCGCGCCGGCTCGTCCGTACCCGGCACACAGAAAACGTCCAGGCCGACCGCGTGGGCCGACCTGGACGCTCCGCGCCGGACTGTGATCAGACGAGGTCGAACCGGTCGAGGTTCATGACCTTGGTCCATGCGGCGACGAAGTCGCTCACGAACTTCTTCTTCGCGTCATCGCTCGCGTAGACCTCGGCGACGGCGCGCAGCTCGGAGTTGGAGCCGAAGACGAGGTCGGCGCGGCTGCCGGTCCACTTGACCGCGCCCGAGGCGTCACGGGCCTCGAACGTGTTGGCGTCCTCGGACGTCGCCGTCCACGTCGTACCCAGGTCGAGCAGGTTGACGAAGAAGTCGTTCGTCAGGGTGCCCGGGGTCTCCGTGAGGACGCCGACCTTCGAGCCGTCGTAGTTCGCGCCCAGGACCCGCAGGCCGCCGACGAGGACCGTCAGCTCGGGAGCGCTCAGGGTGAGCAGGTTCGCCCGGTCCAGCAGCAGGTACTCGGCAGGCAGCCGGTTGCCCTTGCCGAGGTAGTTGCGGAACCCGTCGGCCGTCGGCTCCAGGGCCGCGAACGACTCGGCGTCGGTCTGCTCGTCCGTCGCGTCGACCCGGCCCGCGGCGAAGGGCACCTCCACGGCGTGACCGGCGTCCTTGGCGGCCTTCTCGACCGCCGCTGTGCCGCCGAGCACGATCAGGTCGGCCAGGGACACCTTCGCGGCGCCCGAGCCCGCGTTGAACTCGCGCTGGACGCTCTCCAGGACGCGCAGCACGGCGGCCAGCTCGTCCGGGTTGTTGACCTCCCAGCCGCTCTGCGGCGCGAGTCGGACCCGGGCGCCGTTGGCGCCGCCGCGCTTGTCGCTGCCGCGGTAGGTGGACGCCGAGGCCCAGGCGGCCGAGACCAGCTGGGACACCGAAAGACCGGAGTCGAGGATCTTCGCCTTGAGGGCGGTCACGTCGTCGGCGCCGATGGTCGCGCCTTCGGCCTCCGGCAGCGGGTCCTGCCACAGCAGGGTCTCGGCGGGGACCTCGGGGCCGAGGTGGAGCGACTTCGGGCCCATGTCGCGGTGGGTCAGCTTGTACCAGGCGCGGGCGAAGGCGTCGGCGAACTGGTCGGGGTTCTCGTGGAAGCGGCGCGCGATCGGCTCGTAGACCGGGTCGAAGCGCAGCGCCAGGTCGGTGGTGAGCATCGACGGCGCGATCTTCTTCGAGGCGTCGTGGGCGTGCGGGACGGTACCCGCGCCCCCGCCGTCCTTCGGCCGCCACTGGTTGGCGCCCGCGGGGCTCTTGAACAGCTCCCACTCGTAGCCGAAGAGGTTGTCGAAGAAGCCGTTGCTCCAGCGGGTGGGCGTGCTGGTCCAGGTGACCTCAAGGCCGGACGTGATGGCGTCCGCGCCCTTGCCGGTGCCGAACGTGTTGTGCCAGCCGAGGCCCTGCGCCTCGATCGGGGCGGCCTCGGGGTCGGCGCCCACGCTCTCGGCGGGTCCGGCGCCGTGGGTCTTGCCGAAGGTGTGGCCGCCGGCGATGAGGGCGACCGTCTCCTCGTCGTTCATCGCCATCCGGCGGAACGTCTCACGGATGTCGCGGGCCGACGCGATCGGGTCCGGGTTGCCGTTCGGGCCTTCGGGGTTGACGTAGATGAGGCCCATCTGCACGGCGCCGAGCGGGTTCTCCAGCTCGCGGTCGCCGGTGTAGCGCTCGTCACCGAGCCAGGTGGTCTCGGGACCCCAGTAGACGTCCTCCTCCGGCTCCCAGACGTCGGCGCGGCCGCCGGCGAAGCCGAAGGTCTCCAGGCCCATCGTCTCCAGGGCCACGTTGCCGGTGAGGACCAGGAGGTCGGCCCAGGAGAGCTGCTGGCCGTACTTCTTCTTGACCGGCCACAGCAGCCGGCGGGCCTTGTCCAGGTTCCCGTTGTCGGGCCAGCTGTTGAGAGGGGCGAAGCGCTGCTGCCCGGCACCG is from Streptomyces sp. NBC_00370 and encodes:
- the katG gene encoding catalase/peroxidase HPI, which produces MSENHDAIVVDAKTDGQAESGGCPVAHDRAPHPTQGGGNREWWPERLNLKILAKNPAVANPLGEEFDYAEAFNSLDLAAVKQDIAEVLTTSQDWWPADFGNYGPFMIRMAWHSAGTYRISDGRGGAGAGQQRFAPLNSWPDNGNLDKARRLLWPVKKKYGQQLSWADLLVLTGNVALETMGLETFGFAGGRADVWEPEEDVYWGPETTWLGDERYTGDRELENPLGAVQMGLIYVNPEGPNGNPDPIASARDIRETFRRMAMNDEETVALIAGGHTFGKTHGAGPAESVGADPEAAPIEAQGLGWHNTFGTGKGADAITSGLEVTWTSTPTRWSNGFFDNLFGYEWELFKSPAGANQWRPKDGGGAGTVPHAHDASKKIAPSMLTTDLALRFDPVYEPIARRFHENPDQFADAFARAWYKLTHRDMGPKSLHLGPEVPAETLLWQDPLPEAEGATIGADDVTALKAKILDSGLSVSQLVSAAWASASTYRGSDKRGGANGARVRLAPQSGWEVNNPDELAAVLRVLESVQREFNAGSGAAKVSLADLIVLGGTAAVEKAAKDAGHAVEVPFAAGRVDATDEQTDAESFAALEPTADGFRNYLGKGNRLPAEYLLLDRANLLTLSAPELTVLVGGLRVLGANYDGSKVGVLTETPGTLTNDFFVNLLDLGTTWTATSEDANTFEARDASGAVKWTGSRADLVFGSNSELRAVAEVYASDDAKKKFVSDFVAAWTKVMNLDRFDLV
- a CDS encoding glycoside hydrolase family 13 protein encodes the protein MTGHHLEPGEDAAQGDDAWWRSAVVYQVYPRSFADSDGDGIGDLAGLTGRLDHLAKLGVDVLWLSPVYPSPQDDNGYDISDYRNIDPVFGDLAAFDRLLAAVHERGMRLIMDLVVNHTSDEHPWFQESRDPDSPKRDWYWWRPPRDGREPNNWGSFFSGSAWAHDAASDAYYLHLFSPKQPDLNWENPDLRQAVYAMMRWWLDRGVDGFRMDVVNFISKDPALPDGALHGDGPFGDGSPYFVCGPRIHDYLQEMHREVTARYPGRLLTVGEMPGVTVEQARLFTDPRRAELDMVFQFEHVGLDHGQGKFDPRPLRLTDLKTSLGRWQTGLADVGWNSLYWNNHDQPRVVSRFGDDGPRHRTRSATMLATVLHLHRGTPYVYQGEELGMANAPLRTIEDFRDIESLNHYTQALNAGQEPEDILRGLRAMGRDNARTPMQWDASAQAGFTTGTPWIPVNPDHTEINAAAGYADPASVYHHYRRLIALRHSEPAVVHGDFTMLLPDDERIYAFTRRYGDTTLLVAGNFTGDIVAVDLPDGWEGAELLLDNGPSATDEPGRLTLAPWEARVHRRTR
- a CDS encoding alpha-amylase family protein, giving the protein MRLTRTSDLWWKNAVVYCLDVETYQDSSGDGTGDFAGLTQRIDHLVRLGVTCVWLMPFYPTRERDDGYDITDFYAVDPRLGTLGDFTEFVRTARDRGIRVIADLVVNHTSDHHPWFQDARSSRTSEHRDWYVWADTPPEDGPEGVVFPDVEKSVWEYDEGTEQYYLHRFYKQQPDLNVANPAVRDEIARIMGFWTQLGLSGFRVDAVPFLLETDGQDDADQLPDPHEYLADLRAFLGRRSGDAVLLGEVNLPYPETARFFGDQDSSRGDELTMCFDFIGMQRMYLSMARGEAAPLAAALRERPAAPRDAHWATFVRNHDELTLDKLDDDERAEVFAAFGPDKDMQLYDRGLRRRLPPMVEGDRRRVELAYSLLFTLPGTPVLFYGEEIGMGENLAAEGRQAVRTPMQWTADKGGGFSTADAGRLPNPVVEGAFGPRRVNAHDQAQDPDSPLSRMRTLIERYREAPELAWGDYEVLDTDDSGVLAHVSSLPEGAVLALHNFSDGPVTATTTVPGLKGGRLLTDLFTGDTVKAAAGGKVSADLAPYGYRWLRVNTPLDDPDRTTAV
- a CDS encoding DinB family protein; its protein translation is METEGLRTDRLGLLLDQFDKAREMAQVRLAGLGDEEFLWEPAAGAWSVRRREDARTPRAFGPGEWVLDLGAADIPANEYAEVARQAAGGMTVAKIAEDWSVSTERVEEILAHTGPLPSDEAPVTTIAWRLAHLHFHFAGGWEWTFGERRHEPKELVDFTPSAALAVERFWTLIDRWRDSVATVTEAQLDTVGFSQYPYGSDPDDPFVSVLAGSNLEFIHHMAEIALLRDLWRSGSTRRY
- a CDS encoding TIGR03885 family FMN-dependent LLM class oxidoreductase encodes the protein MTVYGFHASHEQVPPADLLAAVVHAENAGFTAAMCSDHFSPWSVRQGESGFAWSWLGAALQATDQVPFGVVNAPGQRYHPAIIAQAIASLAAMYPGRFWAALGSGEASNEHITGGGWPRKDVRNARLRECVDIIRALLRGEEVSHDGLVTVDRARLWTRPDTMPPLIGAACSEATARWCAEWADGLITVNAPHETLRRIVDAYRSAGGAGQLHLQAHLSWAPDLDAARAVAHDQWRTNVHGPPVSWDLDSATLFDSVSEDVSHERVAESVNVSADLGQHAAWLQEYADLGFDAVMLHHVGREQGPFIDAFGADVLPQLDITRPKPYFAESAR
- a CDS encoding O-methyltransferase; the encoded protein is MANQIAAGPEILAYVREFSLREDEVLRELRQTTAELPGGEAMQVMAEEGQFLAFLIATTGVADVLEIGTFTGYSTLWMARALPPHGKLVTCDITDRWPEIGAEYWRRAGVSERIDVRVGAAVETLEKMLADGYADRFGLVFIDADKANYPQYYELALRLVRPGGLVVVDNTLFFGRVIDPLANDADTTGVREVNARIRDDQRVDVCMLPMADGITLVRRR